The genomic region GTGAACGACATCGAGGCGGCGTACGGCCGGCTGCGGGACTCCGGCGTCCGCTTCACGTACGCGCCCCGGGTGGTCAACCGGGGCAGCAGGCTGGAGGTGTGGGCGGCGGCCTTCCGCGACCCGGACGGCCACGGCATCGCCCTCACCCAGTGGCGCGAACGCGCCGACGCCTGACCCGGCCGGGTTCGCCGGTCAGCCGAGGATGACCCGGCGGACGTGCAGGGCGTACGCCCAGACCAGAGCGAAGATGATGCCCAGCACGAGCAGCGACCAGTGCAGCAGACCGGCCAGGATCAGCAGGCCCTGCAGCACGGTGCCGGCGTGCCAGGCCCAGGGGCGGCGCATCATGCCGGCGAGCAGGACGGCGGCCACCGCCAGGGCCACCACCGCCGCGATCGCCGCCCCGCCGAGGTCGCCACCGACCACCCGGATCGGCTGGATGGCCAGCAGCAGCACCAGCGCCTCCAGGCTGAGCGTCCCCGCGCCCAGGCCGCGTACCGCCCGCTCCGGGTTGCGCAGCCCGGACCGCCGCGTCGGCCCGACGCCCGGCTCCCCCGCTGGAACCTCGGCGGGGTCCTCGGCGGTCTGCGGGTCCCGTTCGGGGCCGGTCATCGCTTGAACAGCCGGCGGGCGTCGGCCACCGTGACCACCGAACCGGTCACCAGGACCCCGACGCCGCTCAGCTCACCGGGAACGTCCTCCTCGGCCAGCGCGACCGCCAGCTCGATCGCGTCCGGCATCTCCTCGGCCACCTCGACGCGCTCCTCGCCGAAGATCTCGGCGGCCAGCGCGGCGAGTTCCTTCGTCGGCATCGCCCGCGGCGAGCTGTTACGGGTCACCACCACGACGTCGGCCACCGGCTCCAGCAGCTCCAACAGGCTGCTCGCGTCCTTGTCGGCGAGCACGCCGACAAGCGCCACAAGCTTGCTGAACGCGAACTCCTCCTGGAGGGCGGTGACTGTCGCGGCCATGCCGTGCGGGTTGTGCGCGCCGTCGAGCAGGACTGTCGGGGCATTGCGGACCCGCTCCAGCCGCCCCGGGGAGCTGGCCGAGGCGAAGCCCTCCCGGACGGCCTCGATGTCCAACTGCCGTCGGGCCCCGGCACCGAGGAACGCCTCCACCGCGGCGAGCGCCACCGCGGCGTTCTGCGCCTGGTGCGCGCCGTGCAGCGGGAGGAACACCTCGTCGTAGACGCCGCCGAGGCCCTGCAGCGTGAGCACCTGCCCGCCGACGGCGACCGCCCGGCTCAGGACACCGAACTCGCCTCCCTCGCGGGCGATGGTGGCACCCACCTCGGCGCAGCGTTCGAGGAGGGGACGCGCCGCCTCCTCCTCCTGCGCCGCGGCGATCACCGTGGCGCCCGGGTGGATGATGCCGGCCTTGGCCAGCGCGATGTCCTGGAGGGTGTCGCCGAGCCACTCGGTGTGGTCGAGGCCGATCGGGGTGATGACGCAGACCCCGGCCTGGATGACGTTCGTGGCGTCCTCGGCGCCGCCGAGCCCCACCTCGACCACCGCGATGTCGACAGGCGCGTCGGCGAACGTGGCGAACGCCAGCGCGGTGGTCATGTCGAAGTACGTCAGCGGCTCGTCCGACCGCGCGTCGACCAGCTCCGCCAGCGGCTTGATCTCCCGGTACACCGAAGCGAACCGCTCCTCGCTCACCGGCTCGCCGTCCAGGCTGATCCGCTCCCGCACGGTCTCCAGGTGCGGGCTCGTGTACCGGCCGGTGTGCAGCCCGAACGCCCGCAGCAGCGAGTCGATCATCCGCGCGGTGGAGGTCTTGCCGTTGGTGCCGGTCAGGTGGATCGACGGGTACGCCCGCTGCGGGCTGCCCAGCAGGTCGAGCAGTGACTCGATGCGGTCCAGCTCGAAGACCATGCGGGTGAACCCGCGGGCGTTCAGCTCGGCCTCGGCGGCGGCGAAATCGGTACGGTCGGTCACGAGGGCAGTGTCTCCAGAGCAGCGGTGATCCGGACCAGGTCGGCCTCGGCGGTGACGAGCCGGTCGCGGATCTTCGCGACGACCGGCTCGGGGGCCTTGCCGATGAAGGCAGGGTTGTCGAGCTTCGCCCGGGCCTGCGCGATCTCCTTCTCGGCCGCCGCGCGGTCCTTCGTCAGCCGGGCCCGCTCGGCGGCCACGTCGATCGACCCCCGGGTGTCCAACGCGACACCCACCGCGCCGGGCATGGCCAGCGTGGCGCTGGCCTGGAAGTCGTCGCCGGCCGCGTCCAGCCGCACCAGCGACCGGATCAGCGGCTCGTGGGCCGCGATGCCGGCCCCGGCCAGCCCGTCCAGGCGGGCGGCCACCCGCTGCGTCGGGCGCAGCCCCTGGTCGGAACGGAACCGGCGGATCTCGGTGACGACCCGCTGCACGCCGGCCAGCTCAACCTCGGCGTCGTCGTCGACGAGCGACCGGTCGGCCACCGGCCAGGCCGCGGCCTGCACCGTCTCGCCACCGGTCAGCGCGACCCACAGCTCCTCGGTGACGAACGGGATGACCGGGTGCAGCAGCCGC from Micromonospora lupini harbors:
- a CDS encoding DUF4233 domain-containing protein; the encoded protein is MTGPERDPQTAEDPAEVPAGEPGVGPTRRSGLRNPERAVRGLGAGTLSLEALVLLLAIQPIRVVGGDLGGAAIAAVVALAVAAVLLAGMMRRPWAWHAGTVLQGLLILAGLLHWSLLVLGIIFALVWAYALHVRRVILG
- a CDS encoding bifunctional folylpolyglutamate synthase/dihydrofolate synthase, with the translated sequence MTDRTDFAAAEAELNARGFTRMVFELDRIESLLDLLGSPQRAYPSIHLTGTNGKTSTARMIDSLLRAFGLHTGRYTSPHLETVRERISLDGEPVSEERFASVYREIKPLAELVDARSDEPLTYFDMTTALAFATFADAPVDIAVVEVGLGGAEDATNVIQAGVCVITPIGLDHTEWLGDTLQDIALAKAGIIHPGATVIAAAQEEEAARPLLERCAEVGATIAREGGEFGVLSRAVAVGGQVLTLQGLGGVYDEVFLPLHGAHQAQNAAVALAAVEAFLGAGARRQLDIEAVREGFASASSPGRLERVRNAPTVLLDGAHNPHGMAATVTALQEEFAFSKLVALVGVLADKDASSLLELLEPVADVVVVTRNSSPRAMPTKELAALAAEIFGEERVEVAEEMPDAIELAVALAEEDVPGELSGVGVLVTGSVVTVADARRLFKR